A genome region from Urocitellus parryii isolate mUroPar1 chromosome X, mUroPar1.hap1, whole genome shotgun sequence includes the following:
- the Med12 gene encoding mediator of RNA polymerase II transcription subunit 12 isoform X3 — translation MAAFGILSYEHRPLKRPRLGPPDVYPQDPKQKEDELTALNVKQGFNNQPAVSGDEHGSAKNVNFNPAKISSNFSSIIAEKLRCNTLPDTGRRKPQVNQKDNFWLVTGRSQNAINTWFTDLAGTKPLTQLAKKVPIFSKKEEVFGYLAKYTVPVMRAAWLIKMTSAYYAAITETKVKKRHVDPFIEWTQIITKYLWEQLQKMAEYYRPGPAGSGGCGSTIGPLPHDVEVAIRQWDYNEKLAMFMFQDGMLDRHDFLTWVLECFEKIRPGEDELLKLLLPLLLRYSGEFVQSAYLSRRLAYFCTRRLALQLDGMSSHSSHVISAQSTSTLPTTPAPQPPTSSTPSTPFSDLLMCPQHRPLVFGLSCILQTILLCCPSALVWHYSLTDSRIKTGSPLDHLPIAPSNLPMPEGNSAFTQQVRAKLREIEQQIKERGQAVEVRWSFDKCQEATAGFTIGRVLHTLEVLDSHSFERSDFSNSLDSLCNRIFGLGPSKDGHEISSDDDAVVSLLCEWAVSCKRSGRHRAMVVAKLLEKRQAEIEAERCGESEAADEKGSIASGSLSAPSAPIFQDVLLQFLDTQAPMLTDPRSESERVEFFNLVLLFCELIRHDVFSHNMYTCTLISRGDLAFGAPGPRPPSPFDDPVDDPERKEAEGSSSSKLEDPALSESMDIDPSSSVLFEDMEKPDFSLFSPTMPCEGKGSPSPEKPDVEKEVKPPPKEKIEGTLGVLYDQPRHVQYATHFPIPQEESCSHECNQRLVVLFGVGKQRDDARHAIKKITKDILKVLNRKGTAETDQLAPIVPLNPGDLTFLGGEDGQKRRRNRPEAFPTAEDIFAKFQHLSHYDQHQVTAQVSRNVLEQITSFALGMSYHLPLVQHVQFIFDLMEYSLSISGLIDFAIQLLNELSVVEAELLLKSSDLVGSYTTSLCLCIVAVLRHYHACLILNQDQMAQVFEGLCGVVKHGMNRSDGSSAERCILAYLYDLYTSCSHLKSKFGELFRPSSTQLSPFPDPCSDFCSKVKNTIYCNVEPSESNMRWAPEFMIDTLENPAAHTFTYTGLGKSLSENPANRYSFVCNALMHVCVGHHDPDRVNDIAILCAELTGYCKSLSAEWLGVLKALCCSSNNGTCGFNDLLCNVDVSDLSFHDSLATFVAILIARQCLLLEDLIRCAAIPSLLNAACSEQDSEPGARLTCRILLHLFKTPQLNPCQSDGNKPTVGIRSSCDRHLLAASQNRIVDGAVFAVLKAVFVLGDAELKGSGFTVTGGTEELPEEEGGGGSGGRRQGGRNISVETASLDVYAKYVLRSICQQEWVGERCLKSLCEDSNDLQDPVLSSAQAQRLMQLICYPHRLLDNEDGENPQRQRIKRILQNLDQWTMRQSSLELQLMIKQTPNNEMNSLLENIAKATIEVFQQSAETGSSSGSTANNMPSSSKTKPVLSSLERSGVWLVAPLIAKLPTSVQGHVLKAAGEELEKGQHLGSSSRKERDRQKQKSMSLLSQQPFLSLVLTCLKGQDEQREGLLTSLYNQVNQIVNNWREDQYLDDCKPKQLMHEALKLRLNLVGGMFDTVQRSTQQTTEWAMLLLEIIISGTVDMQSNNELFTTVLDMLSVLINGTLAADMSSISQGSMEENKRAYMNLVKKLQKELGEHQSDSLEKVRQLLPLPKQTRDVITCEPQGSLIDTKGNKIAGFDSIFKKEGLQVSTKQKISPWDLFEGLKLSAPLSWGWFGTVRVDRRVARGEEQQRLLLYHTHLRPRPRAYYLEPLPLPPEDEEPPAPTLLEPEKKAPEPPKTDKPGAAPPSTEERKKKSTKGKKRSQPATKTEDYGMGPGRSGPYGVTVPPDLLHHPNPGSISHLSYRQGPIGLYTQNQPLPAGGPRVDPYRPVRLPMQKLPTRPAYPGVLPTTVTGVMGLEPSSYKTSVYRQQQPAVPQGQRLRQQLQQSQGMLGQSSVHQMTPSSSYGLQTSQGYTPYVSHVGLQQHTGPAGTMVPPSYSSQPYQSTHPSTNPTLVDPTRHLQQRPSGYVHQQAPTYGHGLTSTQRFSHQTLQQTTMLGTMTPLNTQGVQAGVRSTSILPEQQQQQQQQQQQQQQQQQQQQQQQQQQQQQQQYHIRQQQQQQILRQQQQQQQQQQQQQQQQQQQQQQQQQQQQQQQQHQQQQQQAAPPQPQPQSQPQFQRQGLQQTQQQQQTAALVRQLQQQLSNTQPQPSTNIFGRY, via the exons ATGGCGGCCTTCGGGATCTTGAGCTACGAACACCGGCCCCTGAAGCGGCCGCGCCTGGGGCCTCCGGATGTGTACCCTCAAGATCCCAAACAGAAGGAG GATGAACTGACGGCCTTGAATGTAAAACAAGGTTTCAATAACCAGCCTGCTGTATCTGGGGATGAACATGGCAGTGCCAAGAACGTCAACTTTAATCCTGCCAAG atCAGTTCCAACTTCAGCAGCATTATTGCAGAGAAGTTACGTTGTAACACCCTACCTGACACTGGTCGCAGGAAGCCTCAAGTGAACCAGAAGGACAACTTCTGGCTGGTGACTGGGCGATCCCAGAATGCCATTAACACCTGGTTCACGGATCTGGCTGGCACTAAACCGCTCACACAATTAGCCAAAAAG GTCCCCATTTTCAGTAAGAAGGAAGAAGTATTTGGATACTTAGCCAAATACACAGTGCCTGTGATGAGGGCCGCCTGGCTCATTAAGATGACCTCTGCCTACTATGCAGCAATCACTGAAACCAAGGTTAAGAAGAGACATGTTGACCCCTTCATTG AATGGACTCAGATCATCACCAAGTACTTATGGGAGCAGCTACAGAAGATGGCTGAATACTACCGGCCAGGGCCTGCAGGAAGTGGGGGCTGTGGTTCTACAATAGGACCCTTGCCCCATGATGTGGAGGTGGCAATCAGGCAGTGGGACTACAATGAGAAGCTAGCCATGTTCATGTTTCAG GATGGAATGCTGGACAGACATGATTTCCTGACCTGGGTTCTAGAATGTTTTGAGAAAATCCGCCCTGGAGAGGATGAATTGCTTAAACTGCTGCTGCCCCTACTGCTTCGA TACTCTGGGGAATTCGTTCAGTCTGCATACCTGTCCCGCCGCCTTGCCTACTTTTGTACCCGGAGACTGGCCCTGCAACTGGATGGCATGAGTAGCCACTCATCTCATGTTATATCTGCTCAGTCGACAAGCACACTGCCTACCACTCCTGCCCCTCAGCCCCCAACTAGCAGCACACCCTCCACTCCCTTTAGTGACCTGCTTATGTGCCCTCAGCACCGGCCCCTGGTTTTTGGTCTCAGCTGTATACTACAG ACCATCCTCCTGTGTTGTCCTAGTGCCCTGGTTTGGCATTATTCACTGACTGATAGCCGAATTAAGACAGGTTCACCACTTGACCACCTGCCTATTGCCCCTTCCAACCTGCCCATGCCAGAAGGCAACAGTGCCTTCACTCAGCAA GTCCGTGCAAAGTTGCGGGAGATTGAGCAGCAGATCAAGGAGCGAGGACAGGCAGTTGAGGTTCGCTGGTCTTTTGATAAGTGCCAGGAAGCCACTGCAG GCTTTACCATTGGACGGGTGCTCCATACTTTGGAAGTTCTGGACAGTCATAGTTTTGAGCGCTCTGACTTCAGCAACTCTCTTGACTCTCTTTGTAACCGAATCTTTGGATTGGGGCCTAGCAAGGATGGGCACGAG ATCTCTTCTGATGATGATGCTGTGGTTTCATTATTATGTGAATGGGCTGTCAGCTGCAAGCGTTCTGGTCGTCATCGTGCCATGGTGGTAGCCAAGCTTCTGGAGAAGAGACAGGCAGAGATTGAGGCTGAG CGTTGTGGAGAATCCGAAGCAGCAGATGAGAAGGGTTCCATTGCTTCTGGTTCCCTTTCTGCTCCTAGTGCTCCCATTTTCCAGGATGTCCTCCTGCAGTTTCTGGATACACAGGCTCCCATGCTGA CGGATCCCCGAAGTGAGAGCGAGCGGGTGGAATTCTTTAACTTGGTACTGCTTTTCTGTGAACTGATTCGACATGATGTTTTCTCCCACAACATGTATACTTGCACTCTAATCTCCCGAGGGGACCTTGCCTTTGGAGCCCCTGGTCCGCGGCCTCCCTCTCCCTTTGATGATCCTGTCGATGACCCAGAGCGCAAGGAGGCTGAAGGCAGCAGCAGTAGCAAGCTGGAG GATCCAGCACTCTCAGAATCTATGGACATTGACCCTAGTTCCAGTGTGTTGTTTGAGGATATGGAGAAGCCTGACTTCTCA TTGTTTTCCCCTACTATGCCCTGTGAGGGGAAGGGCAGCCCATCTCCTGAGAAACCAGATGTAGAGAAGGAGGTGAAGCCACCACCCAAGGAGAAGATTGAAGGAACCCTTGGGGTTCTTTATGACCAGCCACGACATGTGCAGTACGCCACACACTTTCCTATCCCCCAG GAGGAGTCATGCAGCCATGAGTGCAACCAGCGGTTGGTTGTACTATTTGGGGTGGGAAAGCAGCGAGATGATGCCCGCCATGCCATCAAGAAAATCACCAAGGATATCCTGAAGGTTCTGAACCGCAAGGGGACAGCAGAAACTG ACCAGCTTGCTCCTATTGTGCCTCTGAATCCTGGAGACCTGACATTCTTAG GTGGGGAGGATGGGCAGAAGCGGCGCCGCAACCGACCTGAAGCCTTCCCCACTGCTGAAGATATCTTTGCTAAGTTCCAACATCTTTCACATTATGACCAACACCAGGTCACTGCTCAG GTCTCCCGGAATGTTCTGGAGCAGATCACAAGCTTTGCCCTTGGCATGTCATACCACTTGCCTCTGGTGCAGCATGTGCAGTTCATCTTCGACCTCATGGAATATTCACTCAGCATCAGTGGCCTCATCGACTTTGCCATTCAG CTGCTGAATGAACTGAGTGTGGTTGAAGCCGAGCTGCTTCTCAAATCCTCGGATCTGGTGGGCAGCTACACTACCAGCCTGTGCCTGTGCATTGTGGCTGTCCTGCGGCACTACCATGCCTGTCTCATCCTCAACCAGGACCAGATGGCGCAGGTCTTTGAGGG GCTGTGTGGTGTAGTGAAGCATGGGATGAACCGATCAGATGGCTCCTCTGCAGAACGCTGTATCCTTGCTTATCTCTATGATCTGTACACCTCCTGTAGCCATTTAAAGAGCAAATTTGGGGAGCTCTTCAG ACCTTCTTCAACACAGCTATCTCCTTTCCCCGACCCCTGCAGCGACTTTTGCTCAAAGGTGAAGAATACCATCTACTGTAATGTGGAGCCATCAGAATCTAATATGCGCTGGGCACCCGAGTTTATGATCGACACCCTGGAGAACCCTGCTGCTCATACCTTCACCTACACAGGGCTAGGCAAGAGTCTTAGTGAGAACCCTGCTAACCGCTACAGCTTTGTCTGCAATGCCCTTATGCACGTCTGTGTAGGGCACCATGATCCCGATAG GGTGAATGACATTGCAATCCTGTGTGCAGAGCTGACCGGCTACTGCAAGTCACTAAGTGCTGAGTGGCTAGGAGTACTTAAGGCCTTGTGCTGCTCCTCTAACAATGGCACTTGCGGTTTCAATGATCTCCTCTGCAATGTAGAT GTCAGTGACCTGTCCTTTCATGACTCCTTGGCTACTTTTGTTGCCATCCTCATTGCTCGCCAGTGTTTGCTCCTAGAAGATCTGATCCGCTGTGCTGCCATCCCGTCACTCCTGAATGCTG CTTGTAGTGAGCAGGACTCAGAGCCTGGGGCCCGGCTTACTTGCCGCATCCTTCTCCACCTTTTCAAGACACCACAACTCAATCCTTGCCAGTCTGATGGAA ACAAGCCTACAGTCGGAATCCGCTCCTCCTGTGACCGCCACCTGCTGGCTGCCTCCCAGAACCGCATCGTGGATGGAGCTGTGTTTGCTGTTCTCAAGGCTGTGTTTGTACTTG GGGATGCGGAACTGAAGGGTTCAGGCTTCACTGTGACAGGAGGAACAGAAGAACTtccagaagaggagggaggaggtggcagtggCGGTCGGAGGCAGGGTGGCCGCAACATCTCTGTGGAGACAGCCAGTCTGGATGTCTATGCCAAGTACGTGCTGCGCAGCATCTGCCAACAG GAATGGGTAGGAGAACGTTGCCTTAAGTCGCTATGTGAGGACAGCAATGACCTACAGGACCCAGTGTTGAGTAGCGCCCAGGCCCAGCGCCTCATGCAGCTCATCTGCTACCCACACCGACTTCTGGACAATGAGGATGGGGAAAACCCCCAGAGGCAGCGCATTAAGCGTATTCTCCAG AACTTGGACCAGTGGACCATGCGCCAGTCTTCCTTGGAGCTGCAGCTCATGATCAAGCAGACCCCTAACAAT GAGATGAACTCCCTCTTGGAGAACATCGCCAAGGCCACAATCGAGGTTTTCCAACAGTCAGCAGAGACAGGGTCATCTTCAGGAAGCACTGCGAACAACATGCCCAGCAGCAGCAAGACCAAACCTGTGCTCAG CTCTCTAGAGCGCTCTGGTGTATGGCTGGTGGCCCCCCTCATTGCCAAGCTGCCCACCTCAGTCCAAGGGCATGTATTAAAGGCTGCTGGAGAGGAACTGGAGAAGGGTCAGCACCTGGGCTCTTCTTCTCGCAAAGAACGTGATCGACAAAAGCAGAAGAG CATGTCCCTGTTGAGCCAGCAGCCCTTCTTATCCCTGGTGCTGACATGTCTGAAAGGGCAGGATGAGCAACGTGAGGGACTCCTTACCTCCCTCTACAACCAAGTGAACCAG ATTGTGAATAATTGGCGAGAGGACCAGTACTTAGATGATTGCAAACCAAAGCAGCTAATGCATGAGGCACTCAAACTGCGGCTCAACCTG GTGGGGGGCATGTTTGACACAGTGCAACGCAGCACCCAGCAGACCACAGagtgggccatgctcctcctggaaATCATCATCAGTGGCACTGTCGACATGCAGTCCAACAA TGAGCTCTTTACTACTGTGTTGGACATGCTGAGTGTACTCATCAATGGAACCTTGGCTGCAGACATGTCTAGCATCTCGCAAGGCAGCATGGAGGAAAACAAACGTGCATATATGAACCTAGTGAAGAAGCTGCAG AAGGAATTGGGAGAGCATCAATCAGACAGTCTGGAAAAGGTTCGCCAGTTGCTACCACTGCCCAAGCAGACTAGAGATGTCATCACGTGTGAACCACAGGGCTCCCTCATTGACACCAAAGGCAACAAGATTGCTGGCTTCGATTCCATCTTCAAGAAGGAG GGTCTACAGGTTTCCACAAAACAGAAGATATCTCCCTGGGATCTCTTCGAGGGCTTGAAGCTCTCTGCACCACTCTCCTGGGGCTGGTTTGGGACAGTCCGAGTTGACCGGCGAGTGGCTCGAGGGGAGGAGCAGCAGCGCTTGCTACTCTACCACACACACCTGAGGCCCCGGCCCCGTGCCTATTACCTAGAGCCACTGCCACTGCCTCCAGAAGATGAGGAGCCACCAGCTCCCACCCTGCTAGAACCTGAGAAAAAGGCTCCTGAGCCCCCCAAAACTGACAAACCGGGGGCTGCTCCACCCAGCACTGAGGAACGCAAGAAGAAGTCCACCAAGGGCAAGAAACGCAGCCAGCCAGCCACCAAGACAGAG GACTATGGCATGGGCCCAGGCCGAAGTGGTCCCTATGGTGTGACAGTGCCTCCAGACCTCCTGCACCACCCCAACCCCGGATCCATATCTCACCTGAGCTACAGGCAGGGCCCCATAGGCCTGTATACCCAGAACCAGCCACTACCTGCAG GTGGCCCTCGTGTGGACCCATATCGCCCTGTGAGGTTACCAATGCAGAAGCTGCCAACCCGACCAGCTTACCCTGGAGTGCTACCCACAACTGTGACTGGTGTTATGGGCCTAGAACCTTCATCTTACAAGACTTCTGTGTACCGACAGCAGCAGCCTGCAGTGCCCCAGGGACAGCGCCTTCGCCAACAGCTCCAG CAGAGTCAGGGGATGTTGGGACAGTCGTCTGTCCATCAGATGACTCCCAGCTCTTCCTACGGCTTGCAGACTTCCCAG GGCTATACTCCTTATGTTTCTCATGTGGGATTGCAGCAACACACAGGCCCTGCAGGTACCATGGTGCCCCCCAGCTACTCCAGCCAGCCTTATCAGAGCACCCACCCCTCTACCAATCCTACTCTTGTAGATCCTACCCGTCACCTGCAACAGCGGCCCAGTGGCTATGTACACCAGCAGGCCCCAACCTATGGACATGGACTGACCTCCACTCAAAG GTTTTCACACCAGACACTGCAGCAGACCACCATGCTAGGTACCATGACTCCACTGAATACCCAAGGCGTCCAGGCAGGCGTCCGCTCAACTTCCATCCTacctgagcagcagcagcagcaacaacagcaacagcaacagcagcagcagcagcagcagcaacaacaacaacagcaacagcagcagcagcagcagcagcagtaccACATCCggcagcaacagcagcaacagATCCTGCGG cagcagcagcaacaacaacaacagcagcagcagcagcagcagcagcaacagcagcagcaacaacagcagcagcagcagcagcaacaacaacaacaacaccagcagcagcagcaacaggcagctcctccccaaccccagccccagtcccagccccag tTCCAGCGCCAGGGGCTTCAGCAGACACAACAGCAGCAACAGACAGCAGCTTTGGTCCGGCAACTCCAACAACAGCTCTCCA ATACCCAGCCACAACCCAGTACCAACATATTCGGACGCTACTGA